Proteins found in one Canis lupus baileyi chromosome 26, mCanLup2.hap1, whole genome shotgun sequence genomic segment:
- the PSMA7 gene encoding proteasome subunit alpha type-7 produces MSYDRAITVFSPDGHLFQVEYAQEAVKKGSTAVGVRGKDIVVLGVEKKSVAKLQDERTVRKICALDDNVCMAFAGLTADARIVINRARVECQSHRLTVEDPVTVEYITRYIASLKQRYTQSNGRRPFGISALIVGFDFDGTPRLYQTDPSGTYHAWKANAIGRGAKSVREFLEKNYTDEAIETDDLTIKLVIKALLEVVQSGGKNIELAVMRRDQPLKILNPEEIEKYVAEIEKEKEENEKKKQKKAS; encoded by the exons atGAGCTACGACCGCGCCATCACCGTCTTCTCGCCCGACGGCCACCTCTTCCAGGTGGAGTACGCGCAGGAGGCCGTGAAGAAGGGCTCGACCGCG GTTGGCGTGCGAGGAAAGGACATTGTTGTTCTGGGCGTGGAGAAGAAGTCAGTGGCCAAACTGCAGGATGAGAGAACCGTGCGCAAGATCTGTGCGTTGGATGACAATGTCTGCATGGCATTTGCAG GGCTCACTGCTGACGCGAGGATAGTCATCAACAGGGCCCGAGTGGAGTGCCAGAGCCACCGGCTGACCGTGGAGGACCCAGTCACCGTGGAGTACATCACCCGCTACATCGCCAGTCTGAAGCAG CGCTACACGCAGAGCAATGGGCGTAGGCCGTTTGGCATCTCTGCCCTTATTGTGGGTTTCGACTTTGATGGCACGCCCAGACTCTATCAGACTGACCCCTCGGGGACATACCATGCCTGGAAG GCCAATGCCATAGGTCGGGGTGCCAAGTCAGTGCGTGAATTTCTGGAGAAGAATTACACTGATGAAGCCATTGAGACTGATGACCTGACCATTAAGCTGGTTATCAAGGCCCTCCTGGAA GTGGTTCAGTCTGGTGGCAAAAACATTGAACTGGCTGTTATGAGGCGAGATCAACCCCTCAAG ATTTTAAATcctgaagaaattgaaaaatatgttgctgaaattgaaaaagaaaaagaagaaaatgaaaaaaagaaacaaaagaaagcatcATGA